A window of Chitinophaga sp. MM2321 contains these coding sequences:
- a CDS encoding ABC transporter ATP-binding protein → MKLLLHYLKNYKGLIALALLLATVNQLFSLMDPYIFGKIIDQFASHPHAIGDIARGESSYLKGVLLLLGAAIGVAMVSRIAKAFQDYFVNVIVQKFGAQVYTDGLKHSLRLPYQQFEDQRSGETLAILQKVRTDCEKFITSFVNVLFVAMIGVIFVMVYAISVHWTLVLVYLGGSVLLGLLMNVLSRKIKVIQKTIVKETTALAGSTTESLRNIELVKSLGLTQQEIRRLNSTTLKILMLELKKVRSIRSISFVQGTFVNLMRQAILFLLLFYIYRDIVSIGQLMTLQLYSFFIFGPLQELGNIILNYREAQVSLLNFQGILNTPVEEMPANPVKIRHIDELLFKQVGFKHLTATTKALDHVNFSAQVGETIAFVGPSGSGKTTLVKLLVGLYKPNEGHIFYNGVDANDVDMEELRHQVGFVTQDTQLFAGTIRENLLFVNPGATDADVMEALSKASCYSLLARADKGLETVIGEGGIKISGGEKQRLSIARALLRKPRLLVFDEATSALDSITEEEITKTVRQVTASKQHITVMIAHRLSTIMHADRIYVLEKGRIVEMGKHADLLEEKGLYYAMWRQQIGERKLEAV, encoded by the coding sequence ATGAAATTATTACTACATTATTTAAAGAACTATAAAGGACTTATTGCGCTGGCCTTGCTGCTGGCTACTGTTAACCAGTTGTTTTCCTTAATGGACCCTTACATTTTCGGTAAGATCATTGACCAGTTTGCCTCTCATCCGCATGCCATCGGGGATATTGCCCGTGGGGAGAGCAGTTATCTGAAAGGAGTATTACTATTGCTGGGCGCTGCTATCGGCGTAGCCATGGTATCCAGGATAGCGAAGGCTTTCCAGGATTATTTTGTGAATGTGATTGTGCAGAAATTTGGCGCGCAGGTATATACAGACGGGTTAAAACACTCACTACGCCTGCCTTACCAGCAGTTTGAAGATCAGCGCAGCGGGGAAACGCTGGCTATCCTCCAGAAAGTAAGAACAGATTGTGAGAAATTTATCACCTCTTTTGTAAACGTGCTGTTTGTGGCCATGATAGGGGTCATTTTTGTGATGGTGTATGCTATCAGTGTGCATTGGACCCTGGTGCTGGTATACCTGGGAGGTTCTGTTTTGCTGGGTTTGCTGATGAATGTACTGAGCAGAAAGATAAAGGTGATACAGAAAACAATTGTAAAGGAAACCACCGCGCTGGCGGGTTCCACCACGGAATCCCTGCGAAATATTGAGCTGGTAAAAAGTCTTGGGCTGACCCAGCAGGAGATCAGACGGCTGAACTCTACTACGCTGAAGATCCTGATGCTGGAACTGAAAAAGGTACGCAGCATCCGTAGTATCAGTTTTGTGCAGGGTACTTTTGTAAACCTGATGCGGCAGGCCATTCTGTTTCTGCTGTTGTTTTATATCTATCGTGATATTGTTTCCATTGGTCAGCTGATGACCTTACAACTCTACTCCTTCTTCATTTTCGGACCTTTGCAGGAGCTGGGTAACATCATCCTGAACTACAGGGAAGCACAGGTATCGCTGTTGAATTTTCAGGGGATTTTAAATACGCCGGTAGAAGAAATGCCAGCCAATCCTGTTAAGATCCGGCATATTGATGAGCTGTTGTTCAAGCAGGTGGGTTTTAAACATCTCACCGCCACCACCAAGGCTTTGGATCATGTTAACTTTTCCGCGCAGGTGGGAGAAACGATTGCTTTCGTAGGCCCGTCCGGTTCCGGTAAAACCACGCTGGTAAAGCTGTTGGTAGGATTATACAAACCCAATGAAGGCCATATTTTCTATAACGGCGTAGATGCCAATGACGTAGACATGGAAGAACTGCGTCACCAGGTGGGCTTTGTAACACAGGATACGCAACTGTTTGCGGGTACTATCCGGGAAAACCTGTTGTTCGTGAATCCGGGCGCAACGGATGCGGATGTAATGGAGGCGTTGAGCAAAGCGTCCTGTTATTCTTTACTGGCAAGGGCCGACAAGGGACTGGAAACGGTGATCGGTGAAGGTGGTATTAAAATTTCGGGGGGAGAAAAACAACGTTTATCCATTGCCCGTGCCTTGCTGCGCAAGCCGCGGTTACTGGTGTTTGACGAGGCTACGTCTGCCCTGGATTCTATTACGGAAGAAGAAATTACGAAAACGGTGCGGCAGGTAACGGCCAGCAAGCAGCATATTACCGTTATGATCGCCCACCGTTTGAGCACCATCATGCATGCAGATCGCATTTATGTACTGGAAAAAGGACGTATCGTAGAAATGGGTAAACATGCGGACCTCCTGGAAGAAAAAGGGCTGTATTATGCCATGTGGCGCCAGCAGATCGGCGAGCGTAAGCTGGAAGCAGTGTAA